Below is a genomic region from Gillisia sp. Hel_I_86.
GATCAATGGCATTCCCGGCAATGTGTATGTAAGGGCCAACATCGCTTCTCCTGCATCCCCCATTCTTTCTTTTACAGTCCCATTCCATGAGTTCTCATCATGATTGGTAACAAAGTTCATCAAGAAATCGTCTTTTTGATAGAGGGTATCGATCTTGGTCATATAAGCATCCCAATCTTTAACTCCTTTTTTTCCTTGAGCGATCTCATTCATTATATGATGACCTTCCCAGTTGTAGCCCATATCAAAAGCATCATAAAAAAGATCTTTTTTTTCAGATTCTGCCAACATAAATACCGGCTTCACTTCTTTGATCTCTCTTACTGCCTGGTTCCAGAATTCTGTTGGTACTTCTCCGGCAACATCGGCCCTAAATCCATCTATATCATGATTCTCCACCCAGTATTTCATCTCGTTGGTCATCGCTTCCCAAAGCTCTTTATTGTCGTAGTTAAGATCGGCGGTATCTGTCCATCCCCAAGATTCTCCTGTTTCTGGATTTAAAGGGTCTACAATTTCCCCTTTTTCATTCTGGGTATAATATTCCGGATGCTCTGTGATCCATGCATGGTCCCATCCAGTATGATTGGCCACCCAATCCATGATCACGAACATTCCATTCTCATGAGCTACATCTACCAGCTTCTGAAAATCTTCGATAGTTCCAAGATCCGGGTTCACTTTGGTGTAATCTGAAACTGCATAGTAACTTCCTAGGTATTTTTCACGCTCTTTTTCATCCTCGATTTCAGTGACCATTTTTCCTCCTGTGGCTTTCCTGTTTTTTACTGAAATAGGATATACCGGCATTACCCAGATCACTTTTACCCCCAATTCCTTTAACTGCGGAATATCCTGCGTGAAGGCATTAAAGGTGCCCTCCGGAGAATATTGGCGAATATTGGCTTCGTAGATCACTCCATTTTCAAGATCAGACTCGGCAATGGCAAATGACTTTTCATCAGGTTTTTCCTGAGCCACTTCTAATTTTTTTTCGTCTTTACAAGATGTCATTACAGCAATCATGCAAAATGCTATTATTATTTTTTTGATCATAGCTACTTGGTTTTTAGTTAATTGAATTCTATTTTTATACTTGTATCTGTTTGATCGAATCTCACAGGAATGTTTAAATTCCCTAGGTGCATATAGTTTTTACCCGTGAATTTTATGCCGTTTACATAAACAAATTGCACTTCTTTTTCAAGGTTTTCAATATGTAGGTTTATTAGTTTTATTTCTGAAGCTGCATTTTCCCCTTCTTCTTTTTTAATTGTGATATTGATTGCACCAGTATTGACTTCAGCTTCCATTTTGACGATTTCATACATTCCTTTTTCAAAAGCATTCGGGGTGCTCCCGTTGTCATTATATATTGTGCCATTACTGTTTTTGGCTTGCACATCATAATAAAAATGCACATCTAAAACCGAAGGATTATAATTGGCAGTGGTTTGCATTGGCCTTGCCATGGGAATAAAGGCGCCACCCCTCACAAAGACCGGAATATGATCTTCTACCACTTTTACAGAAGCTGTAATTCCTTTAGAATACTTTTCGCCCGTATAGAAATCGAACCAGTTGTTTGTTGCTGGAAATATTACCTCTTTGGTAGTAACACCCGGATTTAAAATTGGCGAAACCAGAAAACTATCTCCCCATAAATAGGTATTGGAGACTGTATACATCTTATAGTTTTCCGGTTCCTCAAAGAACAAAGGCCTCATTAATGGCTTTCCCGACTGGTTATTTTCAAATACCAACGTATAATTATAGGGCAATAACTTATACCTTAATTCTATGGCTTTTTTAGCCACAGCTTTGGTCTTTTCTTTTTTAAACACCGGCTCAGACGCCACTTCTTCCTGTGCATGAGGTCTAAAAATCGGTTGAAAAACCCCATATTGTAACCAACGCACATACAACTCATCGTCCTCCAAATTTCCTGCAAATCCACCAAGATCGGAGTGCATATACGCCAAGCCTTGCAGTCCCATTTGTAAGCTGATCTCCGGCTGTGGCTTCAATCCATCCCAACCTCTGTTTACATCCCCAGACCATGGAATTAACCCGAAACGTTGTGATCCTGCAGCACCCGCCCTCATCAATATAAATGGTCGCTCTTCTGGAAATTCCGCATCGTAACCTTCTTTGATCATTTTTGCCCAATAATGTCCATAGATATTATGTACCTCATCTGCCGATCCTATGCTGTGCTGTAGTTTTGCTGGATGCACCTCTGGTTCTCCCAGATCTCCCCACCAACCGGCAACACCATAGGATTTAAGGTCTTTATAAATATTCCAAAACCAACTTTTTGCTTTTGGATCAAAAATGTCCACCAAGCCGGTATTTCCAAAGTAAAAATCATATTTAAAGGGATTTCCAACCGAGTCTTTAGCCAAAACATTTTGCTTAACAGCATCCTCCCATTTTTTCGAAGTGGTCAAAATAAATGGCTCGGTGACCAAAACCGTTTTAACCCCTTTTTCGGCAAGTTCAGAAATCATTTGCTTGGGCTGAGGAAACGAATCTTTTACAAATTCCAAGTTCCCCATAGTACCTTTGATG
It encodes:
- a CDS encoding alpha-amylase family glycosyl hydrolase encodes the protein MIKKIIIAFCMIAVMTSCKDEKKLEVAQEKPDEKSFAIAESDLENGVIYEANIRQYSPEGTFNAFTQDIPQLKELGVKVIWVMPVYPISVKNRKATGGKMVTEIEDEKEREKYLGSYYAVSDYTKVNPDLGTIEDFQKLVDVAHENGMFVIMDWVANHTGWDHAWITEHPEYYTQNEKGEIVDPLNPETGESWGWTDTADLNYDNKELWEAMTNEMKYWVENHDIDGFRADVAGEVPTEFWNQAVREIKEVKPVFMLAESEKKDLFYDAFDMGYNWEGHHIMNEIAQGKKGVKDWDAYMTKIDTLYQKDDFLMNFVTNHDENSWNGTVKERMGDAGEAMLALTYTLPGMPLIYSGQEYDLDRRLLFFEKDSIPRTKGKIWPLLVKLGQLKNNNNALAGGKNAAAYSRLKTNKDEQVLAFSRGSGDDMVIYVANLTKAPVKFKMELHGKFQNYMNSEELDLKKDMEMEFKPWEYKILINN
- a CDS encoding TIM-barrel domain-containing protein, which codes for MKFLPNNKKALFLLFLGMNSFFISAQNANRTYKSFEQKADIINVSTNDGMYRFQAYSPEIMETSFIPAGEKFVPESYSVVLKPTKVETTTSEDASSVKIKTPGINVVITKKPFQVKYFFEGEEVISEKTGYSKSEMHQKLDFNISEYEMLFGGGARALGMNRRGNRLELYNRAHYGYGTKSSLLNYTLPIILSSEKYMLHFDNAPIGFLDLDSDHSNTLSYETISGRKTYQLIVGKSWEKILENYTLLTGRQPLPPRWVFGNFSSRFGYHSQEEVENTIEKFKKDSIPVDAVILDLYWFGHDIKGTMGNLEFVKDSFPQPKQMISELAEKGVKTVLVTEPFILTTSKKWEDAVKQNVLAKDSVGNPFKYDFYFGNTGLVDIFDPKAKSWFWNIYKDLKSYGVAGWWGDLGEPEVHPAKLQHSIGSADEVHNIYGHYWAKMIKEGYDAEFPEERPFILMRAGAAGSQRFGLIPWSGDVNRGWDGLKPQPEISLQMGLQGLAYMHSDLGGFAGNLEDDELYVRWLQYGVFQPIFRPHAQEEVASEPVFKKEKTKAVAKKAIELRYKLLPYNYTLVFENNQSGKPLMRPLFFEEPENYKMYTVSNTYLWGDSFLVSPILNPGVTTKEVIFPATNNWFDFYTGEKYSKGITASVKVVEDHIPVFVRGGAFIPMARPMQTTANYNPSVLDVHFYYDVQAKNSNGTIYNDNGSTPNAFEKGMYEIVKMEAEVNTGAINITIKKEEGENAASEIKLINLHIENLEKEVQFVYVNGIKFTGKNYMHLGNLNIPVRFDQTDTSIKIEFN